From a region of the Impatiens glandulifera chromosome 4, dImpGla2.1, whole genome shotgun sequence genome:
- the LOC124935187 gene encoding cucumisin-like, whose amino-acid sequence MKEVVVIFPNKNHHLQTTRSWDFLHFPQRIRREHTVESDIIVGIIDSGIWPESDCFIDTGYGPPPIKWQGSCDGLTNFHCNMKLIGAKYYKNDGDFSPTDIQSPRDSSGHGTHVASIIACNLVNSEGLSGLGRGIARGGVPSSRIAVYKVCWSTGCTDEDIIVAFFDAINDGVDILSISMGNDVLSYCEDPITFMSFQAMNKGILTSMAAGNEGPGLISIKNVAPWALTVAASASDRNYVTNLMLGSFSEHVCPNGYSPLVYGGSVPNKRIGASSSQSRNSSYTENVKDRKVPQFCLRKMIGSKTLREPLIERLSEPNSLNPILIKGKIVICDEYNFGEAAISAGAIGMVIQANATKDDSGVFALPTTYVDMRSTGYILSYVSSSSNPIGSILKSTQVFDASAPYIASFSSRGPNPITPHILKPDLCAPGVKILGAWTLANSPTRLQEDLRRLPYNIVSGTSSACPHVTAAAAYVKSFHPLWSPAAIKSALMTTATKMSEEKKPQAEFAYGAGQINPERARKPGLVYDITLVDYLKFLCGQGYSNNDLKFLSGINSVCNRYGTENAWNLNMPSFSIPIMPSTHFNVTYTRTVTNVGPSSSIYQAQIIAPPELNIQVVPNVLHFSSVGQTQTFGVVFVGRISVGNNIVSASLSWVSSTNTVRSPIVVFVRN is encoded by the exons ATGAAAGAAGTGGTCGTTATCTTTCCTAACAAAAACCATCATCTACAAACAACGAGATCATGGGACTTCTTACACTTCCCACAAAGGATTCGAAGAGAGCACACGGTTGAGAGCGATATAATTGTTGGAATAATCGATTCTGGAATTTGGCCAGAGTCAGATTGTTTTATTGATACTGGATATGGACCTCCACCAATTAAATGGCAAGGGTCCTGTGATGGATTAACTAATTTCCATTGCAATAT GAAACTTATTGGAGCAAAATACTACAAAAACGATGGAGACTTCTCCCCAACCGATATCCAGTCTCCAAGAGACTCCAGTGGTCATGGAACTCATGTGGCTTCAATAATCGCCTGTAACCTTGTTAATTCGGAAGGCCTTTCTGGTCTCGGGAGAGGTATAGCTCGAGGAGGAGTCCCGTCTTCGAGGATCGCCGTTTACAAAGTATGTTGGTCAACCGGTTGCACAGATGAGGACATTATTGTAGCATTTTTTGATGCCATTAATGATGGGGTTGATATATTATCAATTTCTATGGGAAATGATGTTTTAAGCTACTGTGAAGATCCCATAACTTTTATGAGTTTTCAAGCCATGAATAAAGGAATTTTGACGTCAATGGCTGCTGGAAACGAGGGTCCGGGACTTATATCTATCAAAAATGTTGCTCCTTGGGCGCTTACAGTAGCAGCAAGTGCCAGCGATCGTAATTACGTTACCAATTTGATGTTGG GGAGTTTCAGTGAACACGTTTGTCCAAATGGTTACAGCCCTTTAGTGTATGGAGGCAGTGTGCCCAATAAAAGAATTGGTGCTTCTAGTTCTCAATCTAG AAATTCTAGTTATACGGAGAATGTAAAAGATAGAAAAGTCCCTCaattttgtttaagaaaaatgattgggaGCAAGACTTTGAGGGAGCCACTC ATTGAACGATTGAGCGAACCGAACTCACTAAATCCTATATTGATAAAGGGTAAGATTGTCATTTGTGACGAATATAATTTTGGAGAAGCAGCTATTTCTGCTGGAGCAATTGGTATGGTGATACAAGCTAATGCAACCAAAGATGACTCTGGCGTGTTTGCCCTCCCAACAACTTATGTTGACATGCGGAGTACTGGATACATCTTGAGTTATGTTAGCTCATCAAG TAATCCAATTGGAAGCATATTGAAGAGTACTCAAGTTTTTGATGCTTCAGCACCATATATTGCATCATTCTCATCTAGGGGACCCAATCCTATAACACCTCATATTCTCAAG CCGGATTTGTGTGCACCTGGTGTTAAAATCTTGGGAGCATGGACACTTGCAAATTCTCCTACGAGATTACAAGAAGATTTGAGAAGGCTACCATATAACATCGTATCAGGCACTTCATCAGCCTGCCCACATGTTACTGCTGCAGCCGCATATGTCAAATCATTTCATCCATTATGGTCTCCGGCAGCTATAAAATCTGCTCTTATGACTACcg CCACCAAGATGAGTGAAGAAAAAAAACCTCAAGCAGAATTTGCTTATGGAGCTGGCCAGATAAACCCTGAAAGGGCTAGAAAACCAGGCCTTGTGTATGATATTACACTAGTTGACTATTTGAAGTTTTTGTGCGGGCAAGGCTACAGTAACaatgatttgaaatttcttTCGGGAATTAATAGTGTTTGCAACCGTTATGGGACAGAAAATGCATGGAATTTGAACATGCCTTCATTTTCAATCCCTATCATGCCTTCTACTCATTTTAATGTCACCTACACTAGGACAGTTACAAATGTGGGACCTTCATCATCCATTTACCAAGCCCAAATTATTGCTCCACCAGAATTAAACATACAAGTTGTGCCAAACGTACTTCATTTCTCTAGTGTCGGACAAACTCAAACATTTGGGGTGGTTTTCGTAGGAAGGATTAGTGTAGGGAACAATATTGTTTCTGCTTCTTTGTCATGGGTAAGCTCCACAAACACAGTGAGGAGCCCCattgttgtttttgttagaaactaa